From the Acidovorax carolinensis genome, one window contains:
- a CDS encoding ABC transporter ATP-binding protein: MMARSAPPEDLAMAPGEPPVVDVQGLWTTFGKGDEAFTVHQDLQLSVQRGEILALVGGSGTGKTVLLRQMLGLAMPTRGSVTVLGQPASEMGREGAASRVGMLFQHGALFSAFNVLDNVAFALREQGTLPADVVRDAALVKLQMVGLEPEHASRMPADLSGGMVKRVALARALIMDPPLLLLDEPTAGLDPSSADDFVALLRELHAALGLTVVMVTHDLDTLFALSTRVAVLADKKVIVTGAPAEVARYPHPFIEHFFLGERGQRAMAPAHTLVTAKES; encoded by the coding sequence ATGATGGCCCGTTCCGCGCCGCCCGAGGATCTTGCCATGGCGCCGGGCGAGCCACCCGTTGTGGACGTGCAAGGCCTGTGGACCACGTTCGGCAAGGGCGACGAAGCCTTTACCGTGCACCAGGACCTGCAGCTGTCGGTGCAGCGCGGCGAGATCCTGGCGTTGGTGGGCGGCTCGGGCACGGGCAAGACCGTGCTGCTGCGCCAGATGCTGGGCCTGGCCATGCCCACGCGCGGGAGCGTCACGGTGCTGGGCCAGCCGGCCTCGGAAATGGGGCGCGAAGGCGCTGCCAGCCGAGTGGGCATGCTGTTCCAGCATGGCGCGCTGTTTTCGGCTTTCAACGTGCTGGACAACGTGGCGTTTGCGCTGCGCGAGCAAGGCACGTTGCCGGCCGATGTGGTGCGCGATGCGGCGCTGGTCAAGCTGCAGATGGTGGGCCTGGAGCCCGAGCACGCCAGCCGCATGCCTGCCGACCTTTCGGGCGGCATGGTCAAACGCGTGGCCCTGGCGCGGGCGCTCATCATGGATCCCCCGCTGCTGCTGCTCGATGAACCCACGGCGGGGCTGGACCCGAGCAGCGCGGACGATTTCGTGGCCTTGCTGCGCGAGCTGCATGCGGCGCTGGGCCTGACCGTCGTGATGGTCACGCACGACCTCGATACCCTGTTTGCGCTGAGTACCCGCGTGGCCGTGCTGGCGGACAAGAAAGTCATCGTCACCGGCGCGCCGGCGGAGGTGGCGCGCTACCCTCATCCGTTCATCGAACACTTTTTTCTGGGTGAACGCGGCCAGCGCGCCATGGCGCCCGCGCACACCCTGGTCACCGCCAAGGAATCCTGA
- a CDS encoding dienelactone hydrolase family protein, translating into MGQFVNLTSKDGFVVPAWVAQPDGPPRGAVVVLQEIFGVNSHIRAVADRFAARGYLAVAPATFARVQPDVDLGYSEADMGVGFGFKTAVDALPGDGVMPDIQAAIDYAAQHGGGKVGIVGFCWGGLLTWRAACSLKGLSAAVCYYGGGMTTADEVARQPQVPVLAHFGQRDHWISVDSVQAFARAHPEVQVHVYEADHGFNCDQRGSYDEASALVARDRTLAFFAKHVG; encoded by the coding sequence ATGGGCCAGTTTGTCAATCTGACGTCGAAAGACGGTTTTGTGGTGCCCGCCTGGGTGGCGCAGCCCGATGGGCCACCGCGCGGCGCCGTCGTGGTGCTGCAGGAGATCTTCGGGGTCAATTCGCATATCCGTGCCGTGGCCGACCGCTTCGCGGCGCGCGGCTATCTGGCCGTGGCCCCCGCTACCTTTGCGCGCGTGCAACCCGATGTGGATCTGGGCTACAGCGAGGCCGACATGGGCGTGGGCTTCGGTTTCAAGACGGCGGTGGATGCACTGCCCGGCGACGGTGTCATGCCCGACATCCAGGCCGCCATCGACTATGCCGCCCAGCACGGTGGCGGCAAGGTGGGCATTGTCGGCTTCTGCTGGGGTGGCCTGCTCACATGGCGCGCGGCCTGCAGCCTCAAGGGTTTGTCGGCGGCGGTGTGCTACTACGGCGGCGGCATGACCACGGCAGACGAGGTGGCGCGCCAGCCCCAGGTGCCGGTGCTGGCGCATTTTGGCCAGCGCGACCACTGGATTTCGGTGGACAGCGTGCAGGCCTTTGCGCGCGCGCATCCGGAGGTGCAGGTGCATGTGTACGAGGCCGACCACGGCTTCAACTGCGACCAGCGCGGGTCATATGACGAAGCCTCGGCCCTGGTCGCGCGCGACCGCACCCTGGCCTTCTTTGCAAAGCACGTGGGCTAG
- the hemB gene encoding porphobilinogen synthase produces the protein MHLSSPTPFPQSRPRRLRRDSFTRNLVREHAITPHDLIYPVFVHEGQNQREAVASMPGVDRLSLDLLLPVAEDCVKLGIPVLALFPAIDPSLKTPDGKEALNPDGLIPRVVRALKKEFPDLGVMTDVALDPYTSHGQDGVLDETGYIINDETVEILTGQALTHAEAGVDIVAPSDMMDGRIGAIREAFEVQGHIHTRIMAYSAKYASAFYGPFRDAVGTRGALGKSNKFVYQMDPGNSDEALREVALDIAEGADMVMVKPGMPYLDIVRRVKDEFRVPTFAYQVSGEYAMLKAAAANGWLDHDAVMMESLLAFKRAGADGVLTYFARDAARLLQK, from the coding sequence ATGCACCTCTCCAGCCCCACCCCCTTTCCGCAAAGCCGCCCACGCCGCCTGCGCCGTGACAGCTTTACCCGCAACCTGGTGCGCGAACATGCCATCACGCCCCACGACCTGATCTACCCCGTTTTCGTGCACGAGGGCCAGAACCAGCGCGAGGCCGTGGCCTCCATGCCCGGCGTGGACCGGCTGAGCCTGGATCTGCTGCTGCCGGTGGCCGAGGATTGCGTGAAACTGGGCATTCCGGTGCTGGCGCTGTTCCCGGCCATCGACCCGTCGCTCAAGACACCCGATGGCAAGGAAGCGCTGAACCCCGACGGCCTGATTCCGCGCGTGGTGCGCGCCCTGAAGAAAGAGTTTCCCGACCTGGGCGTGATGACCGACGTGGCGCTCGACCCCTACACCAGCCACGGCCAGGATGGCGTGCTCGACGAGACGGGCTACATCATCAATGACGAAACGGTCGAGATTCTGACCGGCCAGGCCCTCACCCATGCCGAAGCGGGCGTGGACATTGTTGCGCCCAGCGACATGATGGACGGGCGCATTGGCGCCATCCGCGAGGCGTTTGAGGTGCAGGGCCACATCCACACCCGCATCATGGCTTACAGCGCCAAATACGCCAGCGCCTTCTACGGCCCGTTTCGCGATGCAGTGGGCACGCGTGGCGCCCTGGGCAAGAGCAACAAGTTCGTCTACCAGATGGACCCCGGCAACAGCGACGAGGCCCTGCGCGAAGTGGCGCTCGACATCGCCGAAGGCGCCGACATGGTGATGGTCAAGCCCGGCATGCCGTATCTGGACATCGTGCGGCGCGTGAAGGACGAGTTCCGCGTGCCCACCTTCGCCTACCAGGTCAGCGGCGAATACGCCATGCTCAAGGCCGCCGCCGCCAACGGCTGGCTCGACCACGATGCCGTGATGATGGAAAGCCTGCTGGCCTTCAAGCGCGCAGGCGCCGACGGCGTGCTGACCTACTTTGCCCGCGACGCGGCACGCTTGCTTCAAAAATAA
- a CDS encoding ABC-type transport auxiliary lipoprotein family protein: MKTIKFIAASARKSSAGAVFVAILLAGCSALPSPPSRPVHYDFGPGAMAPVAGDRRAPLPPLALADVEAPGLIEGSTAVLYRLAYADARQLRPYTQARWSQPPAQLVQQRLRDQLGQRRAVLTLESGAAQARAGGKLPTVLRVDVEEFSQVFTSAAESASLVRLRATLAEPAQAGEMLLGQRVFIVQRPAASADAAGGTRALAEATDQVAQELAQWLEQLGR, from the coding sequence ATGAAAACTATCAAATTCATAGCTGCCAGCGCTCGCAAATCAAGCGCTGGAGCCGTATTTGTTGCTATTTTATTGGCGGGATGCTCGGCGTTGCCATCGCCACCATCACGGCCCGTGCACTACGACTTCGGCCCGGGCGCCATGGCGCCAGTGGCCGGCGACCGGCGCGCACCGCTGCCGCCCCTGGCGCTGGCCGATGTCGAGGCGCCGGGCCTGATCGAAGGCAGCACCGCCGTGCTCTACCGCCTGGCTTACGCCGATGCCCGGCAGCTGCGCCCCTACACCCAGGCCCGATGGAGCCAGCCGCCTGCGCAACTGGTGCAGCAGCGCCTGCGCGACCAGCTGGGTCAGCGCCGCGCCGTGCTCACACTCGAAAGCGGTGCGGCCCAGGCCCGCGCGGGCGGCAAGCTGCCCACCGTGTTGCGCGTGGACGTGGAGGAGTTCAGCCAGGTCTTCACCAGCGCCGCCGAAAGCGCCAGCCTGGTGCGCCTGCGTGCCACCCTGGCAGAGCCCGCCCAGGCCGGTGAAATGCTGCTGGGCCAGCGGGTTTTCATCGTGCAGCGCCCTGCGGCCAGTGCCGATGCCGCAGGCGGCACCCGGGCACTGGCTGAGGCCACGGACCAGGTGGCGCAAGAGCTGGCGCAGTGGCTGGAGCAGCTGGGTCGCTGA
- a CDS encoding (2Fe-2S) ferredoxin domain-containing protein, whose translation MSDTPSTPPAAPGYFARHIFFCLNDRANGENSCAHHGAQEAFDRCKAQVKAAGLAGPGKVRVNKAGCLDRCAAGPVAVVYPEGTWYSYVDASDVDEIVESHLKNGQIVERLLTPAELGR comes from the coding sequence ATGAGCGACACCCCCTCCACTCCCCCCGCAGCACCCGGCTATTTCGCCCGGCATATCTTTTTTTGCCTGAACGACCGCGCCAACGGCGAGAACAGCTGCGCCCACCACGGCGCCCAGGAAGCCTTTGACCGGTGCAAGGCGCAGGTCAAGGCGGCGGGGCTTGCGGGCCCCGGCAAGGTGCGGGTAAACAAGGCGGGCTGTCTGGACCGCTGCGCCGCCGGCCCCGTGGCCGTGGTGTATCCCGAAGGCACCTGGTACTCCTATGTGGACGCCAGCGATGTGGATGAAATCGTGGAGTCGCACCTGAAAAACGGCCAGATCGTTGAGCGACTGCTCACGCCAGCGGAACTTGGGCGCTGA
- a CDS encoding CsbD family protein produces the protein MNEDTLQGNWKQFKGKLVEQWGKLTDDDFDVIAGRRDQFLGKLQERHGIARDAAEKQLKEWQDRHPDFRFKD, from the coding sequence ATGAATGAAGACACCCTCCAAGGCAACTGGAAGCAATTCAAGGGCAAGTTGGTCGAGCAATGGGGCAAGCTCACCGATGACGATTTCGATGTGATTGCCGGCCGGCGCGACCAGTTTCTGGGCAAGCTCCAGGAACGCCACGGCATCGCCCGTGACGCAGCTGAAAAACAGCTCAAGGAATGGCAGGACCGCCATCCTGATTTCCGCTTCAAGGATTGA
- a CDS encoding MlaD family protein, with protein sequence MENKAHALAAGIFVLVVAAMLAGLAIWLTRDNTSYQQYEMTSKDGVTGLQPQAAVRYKGVAVGKVTRIGFDPQVPGNVLIRIAVNDQAPITPSTFAVLGYQGVTGLAHVQLDDEGVAEPPLPPGPSGLPRLPLRSSPLSRLAEQGPAILGQVEEATHRINQLLGDDNQKRFSQALDGMGQAASSVAALTQRLDTTVKERLDPALAALPPLAGDARQTLQALQQAGAQVSTLAADIGQTTRRLSAEGGALDQITQGTQALARAADQFGNSTLPRVNRAADDTSRAARQFGRTAGGINENPQLFIYGTGRAGAGPGEPGFEAPTVQP encoded by the coding sequence ATGGAAAACAAAGCCCACGCCCTCGCCGCCGGCATCTTCGTGCTGGTGGTGGCCGCCATGCTGGCGGGTCTGGCCATCTGGCTCACCCGCGACAACACGAGCTATCAGCAATACGAAATGACCAGCAAGGACGGCGTCACCGGCCTGCAGCCCCAGGCCGCCGTGCGCTACAAGGGCGTGGCCGTGGGCAAGGTCACGCGCATCGGCTTCGACCCCCAGGTTCCGGGCAACGTGCTGATCCGCATCGCCGTCAATGACCAGGCCCCCATCACCCCCAGCACCTTCGCCGTGCTGGGCTACCAGGGCGTCACCGGCCTGGCCCATGTGCAGCTGGACGATGAGGGGGTGGCGGAGCCGCCATTGCCACCCGGCCCCAGCGGCCTGCCGCGGCTGCCGCTGCGCAGTTCGCCCCTGTCGCGCCTGGCGGAGCAAGGCCCCGCCATCCTGGGTCAGGTGGAAGAAGCCACGCACCGCATCAACCAGTTGCTGGGCGATGACAACCAGAAACGGTTCAGCCAGGCACTCGATGGCATGGGGCAGGCCGCCAGCAGCGTGGCGGCCCTGACCCAGCGGCTGGACACCACGGTGAAAGAGCGTCTGGACCCGGCCCTGGCGGCCCTGCCGCCACTGGCGGGCGACGCACGCCAGACCCTGCAGGCCCTGCAGCAGGCCGGCGCCCAGGTGTCCACGCTGGCCGCTGACATCGGTCAGACCACCCGACGCCTGAGTGCAGAAGGTGGTGCCCTCGATCAGATCACCCAGGGCACCCAGGCCCTGGCGCGCGCCGCCGACCAGTTTGGCAACAGCACCCTGCCGCGCGTCAACCGCGCGGCAGATGACACCTCGCGTGCCGCGCGCCAGTTCGGGCGCACGGCCGGTGGAATCAACGAAAACCCGCAACTCTTCATCTATGGCACCGGCCGGGCCGGCGCTGGCCCGGGCGAGCCCGGCTTTGAGGCACCCACGGTTCAACCCTGA
- a CDS encoding CopD family protein, with product MLWIKAFHIVFVASWFAGLFYLPRIFVNLAMVAPGSVAERERLVLMARKLLRFTTMLAVPAVALGLWLWLGYGIGRGPASEGNGWMHAKLAVVLLVIGYHHACAVLLRKLIANSSRKSHVWFRWFNEVPVLLLLIAVVLVVVKPF from the coding sequence ATGCTCTGGATCAAAGCCTTTCACATCGTTTTCGTGGCCAGCTGGTTTGCGGGTCTTTTCTATTTGCCGCGCATTTTTGTCAATCTGGCGATGGTGGCGCCCGGCTCGGTGGCCGAGCGCGAGCGCCTGGTGCTGATGGCGCGCAAGCTGCTGCGCTTCACCACGATGCTGGCGGTGCCCGCCGTGGCGCTGGGTTTGTGGCTGTGGCTGGGCTATGGCATTGGCCGCGGCCCGGCGTCAGAGGGCAACGGCTGGATGCACGCCAAGCTGGCCGTGGTGCTGCTGGTGATCGGCTACCACCACGCCTGCGCCGTGCTGCTGCGCAAGCTCATCGCCAACAGCAGCCGCAAGAGCCACGTCTGGTTTCGCTGGTTCAACGAAGTGCCCGTGCTGCTGCTGCTGATTGCCGTGGTGCTGGTGGTGGTCAAGCCGTTCTGA
- a CDS encoding M14 family zinc carboxypeptidase codes for MPENDLPELRALEKIMEQGGPDLQVRVVREVSVASGLTFPIYSIGIGNPSPQIPAVGFFGGVHGLERIGAEVVISYLQNIVMRLRWDTTLHQQLEHVRLVFMPIVNPGGMWAATRANPNGVDLMRNAPVEALDRVPFLMGGQRLSAGLPWYRGHFGEPMEIESQALCEVVRTELLPRPFSIALDCHSGFGVRDRLWFPFAHTRKPIAHLNELHALKTIFLQAHSHHQYIIEPQSAQYLAHGDLWDYLYLQSCEQAERIFLPLTLEMGSWIWIKKNPRQLFSRMGIFNPLIDHRQQRVLRRHLALLDFLSRAACSHQRWVPGKEHYELHRANALAEWY; via the coding sequence GTGCCCGAAAACGATCTGCCCGAACTGCGGGCCCTGGAAAAGATCATGGAACAGGGCGGCCCGGACCTGCAGGTCCGCGTGGTGCGCGAGGTCAGCGTGGCGTCGGGACTGACGTTTCCCATCTATTCGATCGGCATTGGCAACCCCAGCCCCCAGATTCCCGCGGTCGGTTTTTTTGGCGGCGTGCATGGCCTGGAGCGGATCGGCGCCGAGGTGGTGATTTCCTATCTGCAAAACATCGTCATGCGGCTGCGCTGGGACACCACGCTGCACCAACAGCTCGAGCATGTGCGCCTGGTGTTCATGCCCATCGTCAACCCCGGTGGCATGTGGGCTGCCACGCGCGCCAACCCGAACGGGGTGGACCTGATGCGCAATGCGCCGGTTGAGGCCCTGGACCGCGTGCCCTTCCTGATGGGTGGCCAGCGGCTGAGCGCAGGCCTGCCGTGGTATCGCGGCCACTTTGGCGAGCCGATGGAGATCGAGAGCCAGGCCTTGTGCGAGGTGGTGCGCACAGAGCTTCTGCCCCGGCCCTTCAGCATTGCGCTGGACTGCCATTCGGGCTTCGGCGTGCGCGACCGACTGTGGTTTCCGTTTGCCCATACCCGCAAACCCATCGCACATCTCAACGAGCTGCATGCGCTCAAGACCATCTTCCTGCAGGCGCACAGCCACCACCAGTACATCATCGAACCCCAGAGCGCCCAGTACCTGGCCCACGGCGACCTGTGGGACTACCTGTACCTGCAGTCCTGCGAGCAGGCTGAACGCATCTTTCTGCCGCTGACGCTGGAGATGGGCTCGTGGATCTGGATCAAGAAAAATCCGCGCCAGCTGTTCTCGCGCATGGGCATCTTCAATCCCCTGATCGACCACCGCCAGCAGCGGGTGCTGCGCCGGCATCTGGCGCTGCTCGACTTCCTGTCGCGCGCGGCATGCAGCCACCAGCGCTGGGTCCCCGGCAAGGAACACTACGAACTACACCGCGCCAACGCGCTGGCCGAGTGGTATTAA
- a CDS encoding hemerythrin domain-containing protein codes for MSALEWSDALALDLPLMDDTHREFVDLLAAVEAADDAALVAAWQALVEHTEQHFGQEDAWMAATRFASGNCHAMQHKVVLQVMREGAERAGGRGELHVVRAMAAELALWFPQHAESMDAALALHLRRVGFDATTGVVHAPDALPEGLIHGCGGASCSDEGSHAAVAGAAEAALA; via the coding sequence ATGTCTGCACTCGAATGGTCCGACGCATTGGCACTGGACCTGCCGCTCATGGATGACACCCACCGCGAGTTCGTGGATCTTCTGGCTGCGGTGGAGGCGGCCGACGACGCTGCGCTGGTGGCTGCCTGGCAGGCCCTGGTCGAGCACACCGAGCAACATTTTGGCCAGGAGGATGCGTGGATGGCCGCCACGCGATTTGCTTCGGGCAATTGCCACGCCATGCAACACAAGGTGGTGCTGCAGGTCATGCGCGAGGGCGCCGAGCGCGCCGGCGGCCGGGGCGAGCTGCATGTGGTGCGTGCCATGGCGGCCGAGTTGGCGCTGTGGTTTCCCCAGCATGCGGAAAGCATGGACGCGGCGCTGGCATTGCATTTGCGCCGGGTGGGTTTTGACGCCACCACCGGTGTGGTGCACGCCCCCGATGCGTTGCCCGAGGGGTTGATTCACGGTTGCGGCGGTGCGAGTTGTTCCGACGAAGGCAGCCATGCAGCGGTGGCTGGCGCGGCAGAAGCCGCGCTGGCCTGA
- a CDS encoding VanZ family protein produces MHKTSAWPLALIHAALIVFASLFPFDGWRDQGIDPWVFLSAPLPPPYWTGFDVAINMAGYAPLGFLLVLALLRSGSERGAVLLATLAGTLLSLVMEYLQIYLPRRVPSNLDLLLNAAGALAGACTAALLERWGAIDRWSDFRARWFVRDARGALVLLALWPAALLFPAAVPFGLGQVLERLEQALEDLLADTPFLEWLPVRDVPLEPLSPGGELLCVTLGLLIPCLLGYCVIRHMGRRAVFAVGVAGVGIGVTALSAALSWGPSHAWSWLELPTRVGVGAALALAALLLALPRRASAALLLLALAWHLGLLNQAPASAYFAQTLQIWEQGRFIRFFGLGQWLGWLWPYAALAYVLFRVSRRDPQN; encoded by the coding sequence GTGCACAAGACCTCTGCCTGGCCGCTGGCGCTGATCCATGCAGCGCTGATTGTCTTTGCCAGCCTGTTCCCGTTTGACGGCTGGCGCGACCAGGGCATCGACCCTTGGGTTTTTCTGTCGGCGCCGCTGCCACCGCCTTACTGGACGGGGTTTGATGTCGCCATCAACATGGCCGGTTACGCCCCGCTGGGATTCTTGCTGGTGCTGGCCCTGCTGCGCTCGGGCAGCGAGCGCGGGGCGGTGTTGCTGGCCACGCTGGCGGGCACGCTGCTGTCGCTGGTGATGGAATACCTGCAGATCTACCTGCCCCGGCGTGTGCCGTCCAACCTCGACCTGCTGCTCAACGCGGCGGGAGCGCTGGCGGGGGCGTGCACGGCGGCGCTGCTGGAGCGCTGGGGTGCCATCGACCGCTGGAGCGATTTCCGCGCCCGCTGGTTCGTGCGCGATGCGCGCGGCGCGCTGGTGCTGCTGGCGCTGTGGCCTGCGGCGCTGCTGTTTCCGGCGGCGGTGCCGTTTGGCCTGGGCCAGGTGCTGGAGCGGCTGGAACAGGCCCTCGAAGACCTGCTGGCCGACACGCCTTTTCTCGAATGGCTGCCAGTGCGCGATGTGCCGCTGGAGCCGTTGTCTCCGGGCGGCGAGTTGCTGTGCGTGACCCTGGGGCTGCTGATTCCCTGCCTGCTGGGCTATTGCGTCATTCGCCACATGGGGCGCCGCGCCGTGTTCGCCGTGGGCGTGGCAGGGGTGGGCATCGGCGTGACGGCCCTGTCGGCGGCGCTGAGCTGGGGGCCGTCGCATGCCTGGAGCTGGCTGGAGCTGCCCACGCGCGTGGGGGTGGGGGCAGCGCTAGCACTGGCGGCGCTGCTGCTGGCCCTGCCGCGGCGCGCCAGTGCGGCGCTGCTGCTGCTGGCGCTGGCCTGGCACCTGGGGTTGCTCAACCAGGCGCCCGCCAGTGCCTATTTTGCCCAGACGCTACAGATATGGGAGCAAGGACGCTTCATCCGCTTTTTTGGTCTGGGCCAGTGGCTGGGCTGGTTGTGGCCTTATGCCGCACTGGCGTATGTGCTCTTTCGGGTGTCGCGCCGGGACCCGCAAAACTAG
- a CDS encoding alpha/beta fold hydrolase, with the protein MDTWILLRGLTRETAHWGRFADNFQSAWPDARVVTLDLPGNGQLHARRSPLTVQGMVAACRAELARQGVRPPFRLFAMSLGAMVATEWARTAPADIAGCVLVNTSFRPFSPFFHRLRPRNYAALLGLALRPRSPEAIERTVWRLTSNAPDPRNAVIDDWVAARARNPVSAANALRQLVAAARYRAPTVAPSPPVLLLASQNDQLVDSRCSQAIARGWHCDLALHPQSGHDLPLDAPQWVLEQVQQWLVQEPHRAEH; encoded by the coding sequence ATGGACACCTGGATTCTGTTGCGCGGCCTCACCCGGGAAACCGCCCACTGGGGCCGCTTTGCGGACAACTTCCAGAGCGCATGGCCCGATGCCCGGGTCGTGACGCTCGACCTGCCGGGCAACGGCCAGCTCCATGCCCGGCGCAGCCCGCTCACCGTGCAGGGCATGGTGGCGGCCTGCCGGGCCGAGCTGGCCAGACAAGGGGTGCGCCCGCCGTTTCGGCTGTTCGCCATGTCGCTGGGCGCCATGGTCGCCACCGAATGGGCACGCACGGCACCGGCGGACATCGCGGGCTGCGTACTGGTGAACACCAGCTTTCGCCCGTTCAGCCCCTTTTTTCACCGGCTGCGCCCGCGCAACTACGCGGCATTGCTGGGCCTGGCGCTGCGGCCCCGATCGCCCGAAGCCATCGAACGCACGGTGTGGCGGCTGACGAGCAATGCGCCCGACCCGCGCAACGCGGTCATTGACGACTGGGTGGCCGCCCGCGCCCGGAACCCGGTGTCGGCAGCCAACGCCCTGCGCCAACTGGTGGCGGCGGCCCGCTACCGCGCGCCCACCGTGGCACCCAGCCCGCCCGTCCTGCTGCTGGCCAGCCAGAACGATCAGCTGGTGGACAGCCGCTGCTCGCAAGCCATTGCCCGTGGCTGGCATTGCGACCTGGCATTGCACCCACAGTCCGGCCACGATCTACCGCTGGATGCGCCCCAGTGGGTGCTGGAGCAGGTGCAGCAGTGGCTGGTGCAGGAGCCCCACCGCGCGGAGCACTGA
- a CDS encoding MarC family protein — MDLKPLITLLAIVNPLAIVPFFIHYTQGFSSEQRRRTIRTAALASFCVIAACALLGLQILEFFNISLQSFQVGGGMLLLISAMNMLNAQPAEAKTHTHELEEGAEKAAAGSSIAVVPLTIPLLTGPASMSTVVIYADRAQTFWQHAALVGYGVVIALATALCFSLADPIARVLGKTGINVMTRLMGLILAALAVEVMADGLGKLFPILGAR; from the coding sequence ATGGATCTGAAACCCCTCATCACCTTGCTGGCCATCGTGAATCCGCTGGCCATCGTGCCGTTTTTCATCCATTACACGCAGGGGTTTTCCAGCGAGCAGCGCCGCCGCACCATCCGCACGGCGGCCCTGGCCTCGTTTTGCGTGATTGCAGCCTGCGCGCTGCTCGGCCTGCAGATCCTGGAGTTCTTCAACATTTCGCTGCAGAGCTTCCAGGTGGGCGGGGGCATGCTGCTGCTGATCAGCGCCATGAACATGCTCAACGCGCAGCCGGCCGAGGCCAAGACCCACACCCACGAGCTGGAGGAAGGCGCCGAGAAGGCGGCGGCGGGCAGCAGCATTGCCGTGGTGCCACTCACCATTCCCCTGCTCACCGGGCCTGCCAGCATGTCCACCGTGGTGATCTACGCCGACCGTGCGCAAACCTTCTGGCAGCACGCGGCGCTGGTGGGCTACGGCGTGGTGATCGCTCTGGCCACGGCCCTGTGCTTTTCGCTCGCCGATCCGATCGCGCGCGTGCTGGGCAAGACGGGCATCAACGTGATGACACGGCTGATGGGCCTGATCCTGGCGGCACTGGCTGTGGAGGTGATGGCCGACGGCCTGGGCAAGCTGTTCCCCATTCTCGGGGCGCGCTAG
- the trhA gene encoding PAQR family membrane homeostasis protein TrhA — protein sequence MSGLTHPRPQSRGEEIANAASHAAALVAAIAAGPWLVSWGRSRGIEGFVGVCVFVATMVWLYLASTVYHALPEGRAKRVFLKLDHGAVYLFIAGSYTAFAAGHLDAPWGSATLALVWLVAAAGMALKAMGRLASPWLSTGGYLAMGWLVLLAAVPILERASPAGAQWLVAGGCAYTVGVAFFVLDARIRYAHAVWHGFVAAGTACHTWAVLG from the coding sequence ATGAGTGGGCTCACCCATCCTCGCCCACAAAGCCGGGGCGAGGAAATTGCGAACGCGGCGAGCCACGCAGCGGCCCTGGTCGCCGCCATCGCGGCCGGTCCCTGGCTGGTTTCCTGGGGGCGGAGTCGGGGTATCGAGGGCTTTGTCGGTGTCTGCGTTTTCGTGGCCACGATGGTGTGGCTGTACCTGGCGTCCACCGTGTACCACGCTTTGCCGGAAGGCCGTGCGAAGCGGGTTTTTCTGAAGCTGGACCACGGCGCGGTTTATCTGTTCATCGCGGGCAGTTACACGGCCTTCGCGGCGGGCCATCTTGATGCACCGTGGGGCAGCGCTACCTTGGCGCTGGTCTGGCTGGTGGCGGCTGCGGGCATGGCGCTCAAGGCCATGGGCCGTCTGGCATCGCCCTGGCTGTCCACGGGCGGGTATCTGGCGATGGGCTGGCTGGTGTTGCTGGCGGCGGTGCCCATTCTGGAGCGGGCTTCACCGGCGGGCGCCCAGTGGCTCGTGGCCGGGGGCTGCGCCTACACCGTCGGGGTGGCCTTTTTTGTGCTGGACGCGCGCATCCGTTATGCCCATGCGGTCTGGCATGGCTTTGTGGCGGCGGGGACGGCGTGCCACACCTGGGCGGTACTCGGTTAG